One Curtobacterium sp. BH-2-1-1 genomic region harbors:
- a CDS encoding carbohydrate ABC transporter permease encodes MTTVSNRRTGAGRPTVGRGVSRPGPSRNSLTHPPRTGAVLVTPAIVFVAVFVLAPLVFALYISFTNWPLIGPYRFIGLQNYLTLFQDPTFVHAIGYTLLYTAIVTVPILALGYFLAVLIRARRRGSTFLRTVFFLPYVVGLTTLSFMLVLEAQPNSGAVNMVLRWLGITDGSTAWLVNGPLATLLICVLVVWAVSGLTMVLVMSAMQGIPDEVYESAQLEGASWWQTERLITMPMIRSTLALSAIISVIGSLLAFNQFYILTQGGPGTETTTIVNAIYNRGFVNLQLGAATAESIALVVVIAAVTVFQFWALREKD; translated from the coding sequence ATGACCACTGTCTCCAACCGACGGACCGGCGCCGGCCGTCCGACCGTCGGCCGTGGCGTCAGCCGCCCGGGTCCGTCCCGGAACTCGCTCACGCACCCGCCGCGCACCGGCGCCGTGCTCGTCACCCCGGCGATCGTGTTCGTCGCGGTGTTCGTCCTCGCGCCGCTGGTGTTCGCGCTCTACATCTCGTTCACGAACTGGCCCCTGATCGGCCCGTACCGGTTCATCGGACTGCAGAACTACCTGACGCTGTTCCAGGACCCGACGTTCGTGCACGCCATCGGGTACACGCTGCTCTACACGGCGATCGTGACGGTGCCGATCCTGGCGCTCGGGTACTTCCTCGCCGTGCTCATCCGGGCCCGACGGCGCGGGTCGACGTTCCTGCGCACGGTGTTCTTCCTGCCGTACGTCGTCGGGCTGACCACGCTGTCGTTCATGCTCGTGCTCGAGGCGCAGCCGAACTCCGGCGCGGTGAACATGGTGCTGCGCTGGCTCGGGATCACCGACGGCAGCACGGCGTGGCTCGTGAACGGCCCGCTCGCGACGCTGCTCATCTGCGTGCTCGTCGTCTGGGCGGTGTCCGGGCTGACGATGGTGCTCGTGATGTCCGCCATGCAGGGCATCCCCGACGAGGTGTACGAGTCCGCCCAGCTCGAAGGGGCCTCGTGGTGGCAGACCGAACGCCTCATCACGATGCCGATGATCCGCTCGACGCTCGCCCTCAGCGCGATCATCTCGGTCATCGGGTCACTGCTCGCGTTCAACCAGTTCTACATCCTGACCCAGGGCGGGCCGGGCACGGAGACCACGACGATCGTCAACGCGATCTACAACCGCGGCTTCGTGAACCTGCAGCTCGGCGCGGCGACCGCCGAGTCGATCGCCCTCGTCGTCGTCATCGCCGCCGTCACCGTGTTCCAGTTCTGGGCACTGCGAGAGAAGGACTGA
- a CDS encoding sugar ABC transporter substrate-binding protein produces MDRRAFLAGGLAGGAALALAGCSGTLPKVDARVASFGRNATGTVHVWCRSATQAGLTAAVAGFNKANPKLQVELTPVPDGQYVTKLATAIRGGEPPDVVDIDDINSQLFIFREAFADLTDVVKGLDYFDAISPGHLRLLEYRDRYYGLPYLADNSQLFVNTELFDRAGLDVEDATKDLDSLLAAAKAIRKTGDDVYGWSISGNAAGIIGFVTQPHVWATGVDMMSGEVGKQTANITGNEALERMLEFYRQLWKDGVLSKATYADAGTTWGADFRAGKVGIFPTSYGATVPAATKAMRAKMQTVLIPSWDGKRSFFDGGDNMCIPNGAANPSGGWAFMQYANGLQQQQALPDGGYFPTRSDAATPAYRKKYPLAFGPLDAIEKGYAPQTLAYNLLVNQPSSPYFAMFREAVFGSGAAAAMKTAQSDYTRILDQVQA; encoded by the coding sequence ATGGACCGCAGAGCGTTCCTCGCCGGCGGTCTCGCCGGCGGGGCGGCCCTCGCCCTGGCGGGGTGCTCCGGCACCCTGCCGAAGGTCGACGCGCGCGTCGCGAGCTTCGGCCGGAACGCGACCGGCACCGTGCACGTCTGGTGCCGCTCCGCGACGCAGGCCGGACTGACGGCGGCCGTCGCCGGGTTCAACAAGGCGAACCCGAAGCTGCAGGTCGAGCTGACGCCCGTGCCGGACGGACAGTACGTGACGAAGCTCGCGACCGCGATCCGTGGTGGTGAGCCGCCGGACGTCGTGGACATCGACGACATCAACTCGCAGCTGTTCATCTTCCGCGAGGCGTTCGCCGACCTCACCGACGTTGTCAAGGGGCTCGACTACTTCGACGCGATCTCGCCCGGCCACCTCCGGCTGCTCGAGTACCGCGACCGGTACTACGGGCTGCCGTACCTGGCGGACAACTCGCAGTTGTTCGTCAACACCGAGCTGTTCGACCGGGCCGGCCTCGACGTCGAGGACGCGACGAAGGACCTCGACTCGCTGCTCGCCGCCGCGAAGGCGATCCGGAAGACCGGCGACGACGTGTACGGGTGGTCGATCTCGGGCAACGCCGCCGGCATCATCGGGTTCGTCACGCAGCCGCACGTCTGGGCCACCGGCGTCGACATGATGTCCGGCGAGGTCGGCAAGCAGACGGCGAACATCACCGGCAACGAGGCGCTCGAACGCATGCTCGAGTTCTACCGGCAGCTGTGGAAGGACGGCGTGCTGTCGAAGGCGACCTACGCGGACGCCGGGACCACGTGGGGCGCCGACTTCCGGGCCGGCAAGGTCGGTATCTTCCCGACCTCGTACGGTGCGACCGTGCCCGCCGCGACGAAGGCGATGCGCGCGAAGATGCAGACGGTGCTGATCCCGTCGTGGGACGGCAAGCGCTCGTTCTTCGACGGGGGCGACAACATGTGCATCCCGAACGGGGCGGCGAACCCGTCCGGGGGCTGGGCGTTCATGCAGTACGCGAACGGGCTGCAGCAACAGCAGGCGCTGCCGGACGGCGGGTACTTCCCGACCCGGTCCGACGCCGCGACGCCCGCGTACCGGAAGAAGTACCCGCTCGCGTTCGGCCCGCTCGACGCGATCGAGAAGGGGTACGCGCCGCAGACGCTCGCGTACAACCTGCTCGTCAACCAGCCCTCGTCGCCGTACTTCGCGATGTTCCGCGAGGCGGTGTTCGGCTCGGGGGCCGCTGCGGCCATGAAGACGGCGCAGTCGGACTACACCCGCATCCTCGACCAGGTCCAGGCCTGA
- a CDS encoding glycoside hydrolase family 127 protein, with protein MTTTLATDSRAHTATPVLPTLDAHLTLRPLPTGDARITGGFWALRQERNGRDAVRGGYALLEAAGNFRNLRIAAGLEEGDATGPIFMDSDVTKWLEAVAWEYGRAPAEDLLELQREVTALYAQAQADDGYLDSVQQIRGKGERYTDLKWSHEMYCAGHLYQAAVAQHRATGDTGLLDVAIKNADHLVRTFGDGPGKVRDVDGHPVVEMGLVELYRETGTRDYLDLAHWFVDARGTGIIERAGGEPTYFSDRVPSRQATTVEGHAVRAVYLAAGAVDVAIETGDTELLTASETQFADMMATKAFITGGLGARWDWEAFGDPYELPTDRGYAETCAAIGGIQWAWRLLLATGKPVYADAIERLLYNAFLAGVSLAGTEYFYVNPLQQRDHAHQDENRSPAHGRRGWFDCACCPPNIMRTFASLDGYLATATDGGLQLHQYATASLGPVDVETGYPHDGRVVVTVTADGPLALGLRIPSWSDTTTVLGPDGTVSPAAGTLHVIDREWTAGDTVELVFDTTPHRYVADARIDAARGQVAIERGPLVYAVEQADQQGFTVDDLTVDADAPITEERQDGLLDGVVTLRVAGHAPAEHAQAAWPYRRLDGPGGTDHAGAATSIDDAAGSTAAATRLQDVTATAVPYYAWANRGAAPMRVWLPLAR; from the coding sequence ATGACCACCACGCTCGCGACCGACAGCCGCGCGCACACCGCGACCCCGGTCCTCCCGACCCTGGACGCGCACCTGACGCTCCGTCCGCTGCCCACGGGCGACGCCCGGATCACCGGCGGCTTCTGGGCCCTCCGACAGGAGCGGAACGGCCGCGACGCGGTCCGCGGCGGGTACGCCCTGCTCGAGGCTGCCGGGAACTTCCGGAACCTCCGCATCGCCGCCGGTCTCGAGGAGGGCGACGCGACCGGCCCGATCTTCATGGACTCCGACGTCACGAAGTGGCTCGAGGCGGTGGCGTGGGAGTACGGCCGAGCCCCCGCCGAGGACCTGCTGGAACTCCAGCGCGAGGTCACCGCCCTGTACGCCCAGGCGCAGGCCGACGACGGCTACCTCGACTCCGTGCAGCAGATCCGCGGGAAGGGCGAGCGGTACACGGACCTCAAGTGGAGCCACGAGATGTACTGCGCCGGACACCTGTACCAGGCGGCCGTGGCGCAGCACCGGGCGACGGGCGACACCGGGCTGCTCGACGTCGCGATCAAGAACGCCGACCACCTCGTCCGCACGTTCGGGGACGGCCCCGGCAAGGTCCGCGACGTCGACGGCCACCCGGTGGTCGAGATGGGCCTCGTCGAGCTCTACCGCGAGACCGGCACCCGCGACTACCTCGACCTCGCGCACTGGTTCGTCGACGCCCGGGGCACCGGCATCATCGAGCGCGCCGGCGGCGAGCCGACGTACTTCTCCGACCGGGTGCCGAGCCGCCAGGCCACGACCGTCGAGGGCCACGCGGTCCGCGCCGTGTACCTCGCGGCCGGCGCCGTGGACGTCGCGATCGAGACCGGCGACACCGAGCTCCTCACCGCGAGCGAGACGCAGTTCGCGGACATGATGGCCACGAAGGCGTTCATCACCGGCGGTCTCGGCGCGCGCTGGGACTGGGAGGCGTTCGGCGACCCGTACGAACTCCCGACCGACCGCGGGTACGCCGAGACCTGTGCGGCCATCGGCGGGATCCAGTGGGCCTGGCGCCTGCTCCTCGCGACCGGGAAGCCCGTGTACGCCGACGCGATCGAGCGCCTGCTGTACAACGCGTTCCTCGCGGGCGTGAGCCTCGCCGGCACCGAGTACTTCTACGTCAACCCGCTGCAGCAGCGTGACCACGCGCACCAGGACGAGAACCGCTCCCCCGCGCACGGCCGCCGCGGCTGGTTCGACTGCGCCTGCTGCCCGCCGAACATCATGCGGACGTTCGCGAGCCTCGACGGCTACCTCGCCACCGCGACCGACGGCGGCCTCCAGCTGCACCAGTACGCCACGGCCTCGCTCGGCCCGGTCGACGTCGAGACCGGGTACCCGCACGACGGCCGCGTGGTCGTCACCGTCACCGCGGACGGCCCGCTCGCCCTCGGCCTGCGGATCCCGTCGTGGTCGGACACCACGACGGTGCTGGGTCCGGACGGCACGGTCAGCCCCGCCGCGGGCACGCTGCACGTCATCGACCGCGAGTGGACGGCCGGCGACACCGTCGAGCTCGTCTTCGACACGACGCCGCACCGGTACGTCGCCGACGCCCGGATCGACGCCGCACGCGGGCAGGTCGCCATCGAGCGCGGACCGCTCGTGTACGCGGTCGAACAGGCGGACCAGCAGGGCTTCACGGTCGACGACCTGACGGTCGACGCCGACGCGCCGATCACCGAGGAGCGCCAGGACGGGCTCCTCGACGGCGTCGTCACGCTGCGCGTCGCCGGACATGCCCCGGCCGAGCACGCGCAGGCAGCGTGGCCGTACCGCCGACTGGACGGTCCAGGAGGAACGGATCACGCAGGTGCGGCGACCAGCATCGACGACGCGGCCGGGTCCACGGCGGCCGCCACGCGCCTCCAGGACGTCACCGCCACCGCGGTCCCGTACTACGCCTGGGCGAACCGCGGAGCCGCGCCGATGCGCGTCTGGCTCCCGTTGGCGCGGTGA
- a CDS encoding LacI family DNA-binding transcriptional regulator, translating into MTLERAGRTVRITDVAALAGVSIGTASKALNGTGQLRESTRARVKDAAEKLGFVGDARARALSSGRTYTVGMITTDSFGRFSIPVLLGAEDALSAGQMAVLLCDTRDDHVREAHYLRSLAARGVDGIIVTGRSADARPPIDVPIPVVYAFTPSTDPDDVSVTLDDAAGSAAVAAHVLSTGRRRVAIVTGPERHRSAVRRVSGATEVLGASLVAEPLYGEWSERWGRQAVDVLARGVGLASAGTGAGAASGSGALGVDAIVCGSDQIARGVCDRLRELGLSVPDDVAVAGFDDWDVMALASRPPLTTVDLRLEELGRVAGRALLDLIDGGAAASATVTPSLVVRESTVGA; encoded by the coding sequence GTGACACTGGAGCGCGCTGGGCGGACCGTCCGGATCACCGACGTCGCGGCGCTCGCCGGCGTGTCGATCGGCACCGCCTCGAAGGCCCTGAACGGCACCGGGCAGCTCCGGGAGTCGACGCGCGCCCGGGTGAAGGACGCCGCCGAGAAGCTCGGGTTCGTCGGCGACGCCCGGGCCCGCGCGCTCTCCTCGGGACGGACCTACACGGTGGGCATGATCACGACGGACTCGTTCGGCCGGTTCTCGATCCCGGTGCTCCTCGGTGCCGAGGACGCCCTCTCCGCCGGGCAGATGGCCGTGCTGCTGTGCGACACCCGCGACGACCACGTCCGCGAGGCCCACTACCTCCGCTCGCTCGCCGCCCGCGGGGTCGACGGCATCATCGTGACCGGCCGTTCCGCCGACGCTCGGCCGCCGATCGACGTGCCGATCCCGGTCGTGTACGCGTTCACGCCCTCGACCGACCCGGACGACGTGTCGGTCACGCTCGACGACGCCGCCGGGTCGGCGGCCGTCGCCGCGCACGTGCTGTCGACCGGGCGTCGGCGGGTGGCGATCGTGACGGGGCCCGAGCGGCACCGGTCGGCGGTCCGGCGTGTGTCCGGCGCCACCGAGGTGCTCGGCGCGAGCCTCGTGGCCGAACCGCTGTACGGCGAGTGGTCGGAGCGGTGGGGGCGGCAGGCGGTGGACGTGCTGGCGCGGGGCGTGGGGCTCGCGTCGGCGGGGACCGGGGCCGGGGCGGCGTCCGGGTCGGGTGCGCTCGGCGTGGACGCGATCGTCTGCGGGAGCGACCAGATCGCGCGGGGCGTGTGCGATCGGCTGCGGGAGCTCGGGCTGTCCGTGCCGGACGACGTCGCGGTCGCCGGGTTCGACGACTGGGACGTGATGGCGCTCGCGAGCCGGCCGCCGCTGACCACGGTGGACCTGCGCCTCGAGGAGCTCGGGCGCGTTGCGGGTCGGGCGCTGCTCGACCTCATCGACGGGGGCGCTGCGGCGTCCGCGACCGTGACCCCGTCCCTGGTCGTCCGCGAGAGCACCGTCGGCGCGTAG
- a CDS encoding xylulokinase, whose translation MGDDRRQQVVDGRTTLGIELGSTRIKACLVDEDLVPIAAGAHEWENEFVDGRWTYSLEAVETGLRAAYSALVADVEARYGVTPTTYRAAGVSAMMHGYLAFDAAGELLVPFRTWRNTSTGPAAERLSDALGFNIPLRWSIAHLYQAVLDDEPHVADLASVTTLAGYVHRRLTGRDVLGVGDASGVFPIDSTPADSGPGDPGTRDYDGAMLRTAEDLIGVGDLRALLPEVLVAGDDAGALTPEGAAWLDPSGTLLPGVPLCPPEGDAGTGMVATNAVAPRTGNVSVGTSIFAMVVLEHPLATPHEELDVVTTPSGDAVAMVHCNNGASEIASWARVFGRFAEAASERTGSTAPDIDTVYATLLAEAEHADPDAGGLLSFNYLAGEPVTHVEDGRPLLLRTPDARFTLGNLVRSEVHGAFATLAIGMDVLHGEEVQVDRMTAHGGLFRTPGAPQRLLAAALRVPVALEETAGEGGAWGIAVLAAYLEHTDQHLADFLADTVFAGDAVHVAEPEPADVDGFQTYLERYRRALPVQDVAAAATRPEATSTNTDTSASATTSATTPGAEPTTAGEPRLQAEKEPTR comes from the coding sequence ATGGGCGACGACCGCAGGCAGCAGGTCGTGGACGGCCGCACCACGCTCGGGATCGAGCTCGGCTCCACCCGCATCAAGGCGTGCCTCGTGGACGAGGACCTCGTCCCCATCGCGGCGGGCGCCCACGAGTGGGAGAACGAGTTCGTCGACGGGCGCTGGACGTACTCGCTCGAGGCCGTCGAGACCGGACTCCGCGCCGCCTACTCCGCCCTCGTGGCCGACGTCGAGGCCCGGTACGGCGTCACCCCGACGACCTACCGCGCCGCGGGCGTGAGCGCGATGATGCACGGCTACCTCGCGTTCGACGCCGCGGGCGAGCTGCTCGTGCCGTTCCGCACCTGGCGCAACACCTCGACCGGCCCCGCCGCCGAACGACTCAGCGATGCCCTCGGGTTCAACATCCCGCTGCGCTGGTCCATCGCGCACCTGTACCAGGCCGTCCTCGACGACGAGCCGCACGTCGCCGACCTCGCGAGCGTCACGACGCTCGCCGGGTACGTGCACCGACGGCTCACGGGGCGGGACGTCCTCGGCGTCGGCGATGCGAGCGGTGTCTTCCCGATCGACAGCACCCCGGCGGACAGCGGTCCGGGCGACCCCGGCACGCGCGACTACGACGGCGCGATGCTCCGGACGGCCGAGGACCTGATCGGGGTCGGGGACCTCCGGGCGCTCCTGCCCGAGGTGCTCGTCGCCGGGGACGACGCGGGAGCCCTCACCCCCGAGGGCGCCGCGTGGCTCGACCCGTCCGGCACCCTGCTCCCTGGTGTTCCCCTCTGCCCGCCCGAGGGCGACGCCGGCACGGGCATGGTCGCGACGAACGCCGTCGCACCGCGCACGGGCAACGTCAGCGTCGGCACGAGCATCTTCGCGATGGTCGTGCTGGAGCACCCGCTCGCGACCCCGCACGAGGAACTCGACGTCGTGACCACGCCCTCCGGGGACGCCGTCGCGATGGTGCACTGCAACAACGGTGCGAGCGAGATCGCGAGTTGGGCGCGCGTGTTCGGCCGGTTCGCCGAGGCCGCGAGCGAGCGCACCGGCAGCACGGCACCGGACATCGACACCGTCTACGCGACGCTGTTGGCCGAAGCCGAGCACGCGGACCCCGACGCCGGCGGCCTGCTCTCCTTCAACTACCTCGCCGGGGAGCCCGTCACGCACGTCGAGGACGGCCGACCCCTGCTGCTCCGGACCCCGGACGCACGCTTCACGCTCGGCAACCTCGTGCGCTCCGAGGTGCACGGCGCCTTCGCCACCCTCGCGATCGGCATGGACGTCCTGCACGGCGAGGAGGTCCAGGTCGACCGGATGACGGCCCACGGCGGGCTCTTCCGGACGCCCGGTGCACCGCAACGCCTGCTCGCAGCCGCCCTCCGCGTGCCCGTCGCGCTCGAGGAGACCGCGGGCGAGGGCGGTGCGTGGGGGATCGCGGTGCTCGCCGCCTACCTCGAGCACACCGACCAGCACCTGGCGGACTTCCTCGCCGACACGGTGTTCGCCGGTGACGCCGTGCACGTGGCCGAGCCCGAGCCGGCCGACGTCGACGGGTTCCAGACGTACCTCGAGCGCTACAGGCGGGCACTGCCCGTCCAGGACGTCGCCGCCGCAGCGACCCGCCCCGAGGCGACCTCCACAAACACCGACACCAGCGCCAGCGCGACCACCAGCGCGACCACCCCCGGAGCCGAGCCGACGACGGCAGGCGAGCCGCGCCTCCAGGCCGAGAAGGAGCCGACCCGATGA
- a CDS encoding L-ribulose-5-phosphate 4-epimerase, whose protein sequence is MTTDTQQAVAATRDRVARLHGELVRYGLVIWTGGNVSERVPGTDLFVIKPSGVSSDDLTPGNQVVCTLDGVPADGWDNSHGPSSDTAAHAYVYRNMPEVGGVVHTHSTYATAWAARAEPIPCVITAMADEFGGPIPVGPFAIIGDDSIGHGIVETLAGHRSRAVLMQNHGVFTIGRDAKDAVKAAVMCEDVARTVHIAKQGGDVVPIAEADIDRLFDRYQNVYGQTPEGALQ, encoded by the coding sequence ATGACCACCGACACCCAGCAGGCCGTCGCCGCCACCCGCGATCGCGTCGCCCGCCTGCACGGCGAACTCGTCCGCTACGGCCTCGTGATCTGGACCGGTGGCAACGTCTCCGAGCGGGTGCCGGGCACGGACCTCTTCGTCATCAAGCCGAGCGGCGTGTCCAGCGACGACCTGACCCCCGGGAACCAGGTCGTCTGCACGCTCGACGGGGTGCCGGCCGACGGCTGGGACAACAGCCACGGGCCGAGCTCCGACACCGCCGCGCACGCCTACGTCTACCGGAACATGCCGGAGGTCGGCGGCGTCGTGCACACCCACTCGACGTACGCGACGGCGTGGGCGGCACGGGCGGAACCGATCCCGTGCGTGATCACCGCGATGGCGGACGAGTTCGGCGGACCGATCCCGGTCGGGCCGTTCGCGATCATCGGCGACGACTCGATCGGACACGGCATCGTCGAGACCCTCGCGGGCCACCGCTCTCGTGCCGTCCTCATGCAGAACCACGGCGTCTTCACGATCGGCCGCGACGCGAAGGACGCCGTCAAGGCCGCCGTGATGTGCGAGGACGTCGCCCGGACCGTGCACATCGCGAAGCAGGGCGGGGACGTCGTCCCGATCGCCGAAGCAGACATCGACCGACTCTTCGATCGCTACCAGAACGTCTACGGACAGACCCCCGAAGGAGCACTCCAGTGA
- the araA gene encoding L-arabinose isomerase — MTHDTVTHVVDPAETLAGYEVWFLTGSQGLYGEETLRQVESQSKHVHETLAPHVPVKLVWKPVLKDADGIRRALIEASADDKVIGVTTWMHTFSPAKMWIGGLQALTKPLLHLHTQANVTLPWSDIDFDFMNLNQAAHGDREFGYALARLGVRHATAVGHVSDPRVQQRVANWTRAAAGAAAVRELKLTRFGDNMRYVAVTEGDKTEAEIELGVQVNTWAVNELAEAVASAEADTAAVDALVATYQQDYDVDPSLRDGGDRHQSLRDGAAIEIGLRTLLAQNGSAAFTTNFEDLGALKQLPGLAVQRLMADGYGFGAEGDWKTAVLVRAMNVAGAGLPGGASLMEDYTYDLTPGAEKILGAHMLEVSPTLTTTKPTLEIHPLGIGGKDDPVRLVFTADAGEAVVVALSDTRDGFRLTANVVDVVPPTAALPKLPVGRAVWEPRPSFPVAAEAWLTAGAAHHTVMTTAVGLQVVEDFATMVGTEFLVIDEHTTERGFRDELRLQQTWHRLDRGF, encoded by the coding sequence GTGACCCACGACACCGTGACGCACGTCGTCGACCCCGCCGAGACGCTGGCGGGCTACGAGGTCTGGTTCCTCACCGGGTCCCAGGGGCTGTACGGCGAGGAGACCCTGCGCCAGGTGGAGTCGCAGAGCAAGCACGTGCACGAGACGCTGGCACCGCACGTGCCGGTGAAGCTCGTCTGGAAGCCCGTGCTGAAGGACGCCGACGGCATCCGGCGCGCCCTCATCGAGGCCAGCGCGGACGACAAGGTCATCGGTGTGACGACGTGGATGCACACGTTCAGCCCCGCGAAGATGTGGATCGGCGGCCTGCAGGCGCTCACGAAGCCGCTGCTGCACCTGCACACCCAGGCGAACGTCACGCTGCCGTGGTCGGACATCGACTTCGACTTCATGAACCTCAACCAGGCGGCGCACGGTGACCGCGAGTTCGGGTACGCCCTGGCGCGCCTCGGCGTCCGGCACGCCACCGCCGTCGGGCACGTCTCGGACCCCCGCGTCCAGCAGCGGGTCGCGAACTGGACCCGCGCCGCCGCCGGTGCCGCGGCCGTGCGGGAGCTCAAGCTCACCCGGTTCGGCGACAACATGCGGTACGTCGCGGTCACCGAGGGCGACAAGACCGAGGCGGAGATCGAGCTCGGCGTGCAGGTGAACACGTGGGCGGTGAACGAGCTGGCCGAGGCGGTCGCCTCGGCGGAAGCCGACACGGCAGCGGTCGATGCGCTCGTCGCGACCTACCAGCAGGACTACGACGTCGACCCGTCGCTCCGTGACGGCGGTGACCGCCACCAGTCCCTCCGCGACGGTGCCGCGATCGAGATCGGCCTCCGTACCCTGCTCGCGCAGAACGGGTCCGCCGCCTTCACCACCAACTTCGAGGACCTCGGCGCGCTCAAGCAGCTGCCCGGCCTCGCCGTGCAGCGACTGATGGCCGACGGGTACGGCTTCGGTGCCGAGGGCGACTGGAAGACCGCCGTCCTCGTCCGTGCGATGAACGTCGCCGGCGCCGGCCTCCCCGGTGGCGCGTCGCTCATGGAGGACTACACGTACGACCTCACGCCGGGTGCCGAGAAGATCCTCGGCGCGCACATGCTCGAGGTCTCGCCGACCCTCACCACCACGAAGCCGACGCTCGAGATCCACCCGCTCGGCATCGGCGGCAAGGACGACCCGGTGCGCCTGGTCTTCACCGCGGACGCCGGCGAGGCCGTCGTGGTCGCGCTCTCCGACACCCGCGACGGCTTCCGTCTCACGGCGAACGTCGTGGACGTCGTCCCGCCGACCGCGGCGTTGCCGAAGCTGCCCGTCGGTCGCGCCGTCTGGGAGCCGCGCCCGTCGTTCCCCGTCGCGGCGGAGGCCTGGCTCACCGCCGGCGCCGCCCACCACACCGTCATGACGACGGCCGTCGGCCTGCAGGTGGTCGAGGACTTCGCGACCATGGTCGGCACGGAGTTCCTCGTCATCGACGAGCACACCACCGAGCGCGGGTTCCGCGACGAGCTGCGCCTCCAGCAGACGTGGCACCGTCTCGACCGGGGGTTCTAG
- a CDS encoding D-arabinono-1,4-lactone oxidase, with protein MSATTRTNWAGNVTYRASGLTRPTSVDELQQLVASTPRLTALGSRHSFNTIADTDALQVSLADLPPVLDIDEDRRVVRVAAGMIHSQVAAGLEARGWALANLASLPHISTAGAVATGTHGSGVRNPSLAQAVVGLEIVRASGDLAFVDASTPDGSLDAHRVALGALGVVTAVELAIEPTFQVATTVHLDLPWDAVAAHFDEVMSDAYSVSLFTSFDDRGARQVWVKHRVGEPAPAVDLVALGARPADGPVHPGENDPAGVTEQGGVPGPWSERLPHFRSSFTPSTGAEIQAEYLLPAGSAVDALQALRPLESLFAPILIAAEVRTIAADTAWLAPSSERQSVGIHFTFRRDVSAVAAAVERIEDVLAPFDARPHWGKVSAASAERLHEVYPRLSDFAALARDLDPTGRFRNAFLARILT; from the coding sequence GTGAGCGCGACGACGCGGACGAACTGGGCGGGCAACGTCACCTACCGGGCGTCCGGCCTGACGCGCCCGACGTCGGTCGACGAGCTGCAGCAGCTCGTCGCGTCGACGCCGCGCCTGACGGCGCTCGGGTCACGGCACTCGTTCAACACGATCGCCGACACGGACGCGCTCCAGGTGTCGCTGGCGGACCTGCCGCCGGTGCTCGACATCGACGAGGACCGGCGGGTCGTGCGCGTCGCCGCCGGCATGATCCACAGCCAGGTGGCCGCGGGCCTGGAGGCGCGGGGCTGGGCACTCGCGAACCTCGCCTCCCTGCCGCACATCTCCACCGCCGGAGCGGTCGCCACCGGCACGCACGGCTCCGGCGTCCGCAACCCGTCGCTCGCGCAGGCGGTCGTCGGTCTCGAGATCGTCCGCGCTTCCGGAGACCTGGCGTTCGTCGATGCGTCGACACCGGACGGTTCCCTCGACGCACACCGGGTGGCGCTCGGCGCGCTCGGTGTCGTCACCGCGGTGGAGCTCGCGATCGAGCCCACCTTCCAGGTCGCCACGACCGTGCACCTCGACCTGCCGTGGGACGCCGTCGCCGCGCACTTCGACGAGGTCATGTCGGACGCGTACTCGGTGTCGCTGTTCACCTCGTTCGACGACCGCGGGGCCCGGCAGGTCTGGGTCAAGCACCGCGTGGGCGAACCGGCACCGGCCGTCGACCTCGTCGCGCTCGGCGCCCGTCCCGCCGACGGCCCGGTGCACCCGGGGGAGAACGACCCCGCCGGCGTCACCGAGCAGGGCGGCGTGCCGGGGCCGTGGTCCGAGCGGCTCCCGCACTTCCGGTCCTCGTTCACGCCGTCGACCGGGGCGGAGATCCAGGCGGAGTACCTGCTGCCGGCCGGTTCCGCGGTCGACGCACTGCAAGCACTCCGACCCCTGGAGTCGCTGTTCGCGCCGATCCTCATCGCGGCCGAGGTCCGGACGATCGCCGCCGACACCGCGTGGCTCGCACCGTCCTCGGAGCGGCAGTCGGTCGGCATCCACTTCACGTTCCGGCGGGACGTGAGCGCGGTGGCAGCCGCGGTGGAGCGGATCGAGGACGTCCTCGCGCCGTTCGACGCCCGCCCGCACTGGGGGAAGGTGTCGGCGGCGAGTGCCGAACGGCTACACGAGGTGTACCCGCGGCTGTCCGACTTCGCCGCGCTCGCCCGTGACCTCGACCCGACCGGACGGTTCCGAAACGCGTTCCTCGCGCGCATCCTGACCTGA